One region of Ahniella affigens genomic DNA includes:
- a CDS encoding Spy/CpxP family protein refolding chaperone: MKTRSLVLVGLSALALAVTGVSLAQQQSFGARWLERQEAALSRLDLDAAQRTQLDQLLADQRAFRLAAHSEIGTLIDQTQSDLRAPDADLHQIAANADRALFALLAEGRGLRNQRMAFYDSLSPEQQAEVRSMLANRLDRAKRLHAFVGDLIDQAP; encoded by the coding sequence ATGAAAACCCGAAGTCTTGTCCTGGTTGGCCTGTCCGCGCTGGCGCTGGCCGTGACCGGGGTCAGCCTGGCCCAGCAGCAATCCTTCGGCGCGCGCTGGCTGGAACGGCAGGAAGCCGCGCTGAGTCGTCTGGATCTGGATGCCGCGCAACGTACTCAGCTGGATCAATTGCTCGCTGATCAACGCGCTTTTCGGCTCGCTGCGCATTCCGAAATCGGCACGCTGATCGATCAGACGCAATCGGACCTTCGTGCACCAGACGCTGATCTGCATCAGATCGCGGCCAATGCTGATCGTGCGCTGTTTGCATTGCTGGCCGAGGGCCGCGGACTCCGCAATCAGCGGATGGCGTTCTACGACAGCCTGAGTCCGGAGCAGCAAGCGGAAGTCCGGAGCATGCTCGCAAATCGCCTGGATCGCGCGAAGCGGCTGCATGCCTTCGTCGGCGATCTGATTGATCAGGCGCCGTAA
- a CDS encoding DUF1801 domain-containing protein, with translation MAKTVMGRLVMPEVDAVLESASPPMRALAEALMQQVLRLHPEPCIVAWPKQRIISFGFGPKKMSEHYCYIGIQSKHINAGFYYGATLPDPESLLEGTGKYLRHVKVASAATLQQPSMTTLLTAAIAERRAVLE, from the coding sequence ATGGCCAAGACCGTGATGGGTCGGCTGGTGATGCCTGAAGTCGACGCTGTGCTCGAATCGGCGTCACCCCCCATGCGCGCGCTGGCTGAGGCGCTGATGCAACAGGTCCTGCGTTTGCATCCCGAACCCTGCATCGTGGCTTGGCCCAAGCAACGCATCATCAGTTTTGGCTTTGGTCCAAAGAAGATGTCGGAGCATTATTGCTACATCGGCATTCAGTCCAAACACATCAATGCCGGTTTCTACTACGGCGCAACGTTGCCGGATCCCGAGTCGTTGCTGGAAGGCACCGGCAAGTATCTGCGCCATGTAAAAGTAGCTAGCGCTGCGACGTTGCAGCAGCCATCGATGACGACGCTGCTGACTGCAGCGATTGCCGAGCGTCGCGCCGTTCTGGAGTGA
- the thiD gene encoding bifunctional hydroxymethylpyrimidine kinase/phosphomethylpyrimidine kinase, with protein sequence MSQKNNKPMCLAISGLDPSGGAGLIADVRTFAALGVHGLGVVSAETVQNASRVDAVVPKSATTLKLQLDCLLEELRPNACKIGLCGGAAQLRLLKRYIDAGKLGAVVLDPVLVASRGQPLVPASTPITMLQLLPALALLTPNLPELATLSGLPTNSPAQAQRAAEHLLERGLSAILVKGGHGRGRSLVDRLLLAEGDAYEFAHQRQAVGKTHGTGCHLSSAIAAQLALGRDLPDACAHAIVWTQRAISHGGEFGPERVRFLDDTAPAR encoded by the coding sequence GTGTCTCAGAAAAACAACAAACCAATGTGTTTGGCCATTTCGGGTCTCGATCCGAGTGGCGGTGCGGGCTTGATCGCCGATGTCCGGACATTTGCAGCGCTGGGTGTCCATGGACTCGGCGTGGTGTCCGCAGAAACCGTTCAGAACGCCAGCCGCGTGGACGCCGTTGTGCCTAAATCGGCCACTACGCTGAAATTGCAACTCGATTGTCTGCTGGAGGAATTGCGGCCAAACGCCTGCAAGATCGGCCTCTGTGGCGGTGCCGCCCAATTGCGGCTCCTGAAGCGCTACATCGACGCCGGCAAACTAGGCGCCGTTGTCCTGGATCCGGTGTTGGTGGCGTCCCGTGGCCAGCCTCTGGTGCCGGCCAGCACGCCGATCACGATGCTGCAACTGTTGCCGGCATTGGCGCTGCTGACCCCTAACCTGCCCGAACTCGCGACGCTGAGTGGTTTGCCGACGAATTCCCCGGCGCAAGCGCAACGCGCTGCTGAGCATCTATTGGAGCGTGGCTTGTCCGCCATCCTGGTCAAGGGCGGGCATGGCCGGGGCCGATCCCTGGTCGATCGGTTGCTACTCGCCGAAGGTGATGCGTACGAATTTGCGCATCAGCGCCAAGCCGTCGGGAAGACTCACGGCACTGGCTGCCATTTGTCGTCAGCCATTGCCGCCCAACTCGCGTTGGGCCGCGATCTGCCCGACGCGTGTGCGCACGCGATTGTCTGGACACAACGGGCCATCAGCCATGGCGGCGAGTTTGGACCAGAGCGCGTGCGGTTTCTTGATGATACCGCGCCAGCGCGATAG
- the kynU gene encoding kynureninase — protein sequence MNPISEAYALAQDASDELASFRDEFLIPKHDGREQAYFCGNSLGLQPRATWAAMQTELEDWRDLGVEGHFRGRNPWMPYHSFVRQHLAELVGASESEVVAMNSLTVNLHLLMVSFYQPTKQRPAILIEAGAFPSDRHAVASQIAFHGFDPVNDLIELHPDGENGTISMAAIKRVLIQQGHRIALVLWPGVQYRTGQRFDLKQIADLAHRAGAMVGFDLAHAVGNVPVDLSQSGADFAAWCSYKYLNSGPGSIAGAFVHARHAEAKLPRFAGWWGHDQATRFKMGPDFVPTPGAEGWQLSNPPIFALAPLKASLDVFHRAGLARLRAKSVRLTAYLEQLVQHQLGDHIDIVTPADAEQRGCQLSLRVKMGRDTGRALFEFLGAQGVVGDWREPDVIRMSPTPLYNRFSDCWRFAETARQFFAGA from the coding sequence ATGAACCCGATCTCCGAAGCCTACGCCTTGGCGCAGGATGCGAGCGATGAGTTGGCCTCGTTCCGTGATGAGTTCTTGATTCCGAAGCACGACGGTCGCGAGCAAGCGTATTTCTGCGGTAACTCACTGGGTCTGCAGCCGCGGGCGACTTGGGCCGCCATGCAGACCGAGCTCGAGGATTGGCGTGATCTGGGCGTGGAGGGGCATTTTCGCGGGCGCAATCCTTGGATGCCGTACCACAGTTTTGTTCGACAGCATCTGGCCGAACTCGTGGGTGCGAGTGAGTCTGAAGTCGTCGCGATGAACTCGCTGACAGTCAACCTGCACTTGTTGATGGTCAGCTTCTATCAGCCCACCAAACAACGCCCGGCGATTCTGATCGAGGCAGGCGCGTTTCCGTCGGACCGACATGCCGTCGCGTCGCAGATCGCGTTTCATGGCTTCGATCCGGTCAACGATCTGATCGAATTGCATCCCGATGGCGAGAACGGCACCATCTCGATGGCGGCGATCAAGCGCGTGCTGATTCAACAAGGGCATCGCATCGCGCTTGTTCTGTGGCCAGGCGTGCAATACCGCACCGGCCAGCGCTTTGACCTGAAGCAGATTGCCGACTTGGCGCATCGCGCGGGCGCCATGGTGGGGTTCGATTTGGCCCACGCGGTTGGCAATGTCCCCGTCGACTTGAGCCAGAGTGGTGCCGACTTTGCGGCCTGGTGCAGCTACAAATATCTGAACTCCGGGCCGGGCTCGATCGCAGGCGCATTTGTTCATGCGCGCCATGCCGAGGCCAAACTGCCGCGCTTTGCGGGCTGGTGGGGGCATGATCAGGCGACCCGTTTCAAGATGGGGCCCGATTTTGTGCCGACCCCAGGCGCAGAAGGCTGGCAACTGTCGAACCCACCGATATTTGCACTGGCGCCATTGAAGGCATCGCTCGATGTGTTTCATCGCGCAGGCTTGGCGCGACTGCGCGCAAAGTCGGTGCGACTGACCGCATACTTGGAGCAATTGGTGCAGCACCAACTCGGTGATCACATTGACATCGTCACGCCCGCAGACGCAGAGCAGCGCGGCTGCCAACTCAGTCTGCGTGTCAAGATGGGCCGCGATACCGGTCGCGCATTGTTCGAGTTCCTCGGTGCACAAGGCGTCGTGGGTGATTGGCGTGAGCCCGATGTGATCCGAATGTCACCAACGCCGCTCTACAACCGTTTCAGTGATTGCTGGCGCTTTGCCGAGACCGCGCGGCAGTTTTTTGCCGGGGCCTGA
- a CDS encoding amidohydrolase family protein codes for MLKIDTHAHILPRDWPNLAEKYGDDRFAVIHHSEGRHRIYKDGKFFREIWPNTWDPELRIQEYARFGVQAQVISTVPVLFSYWAKPNQALDLHEHLNNHKAEICRVYPRHFAGLGTVPLQSPRLAIQEMERCVEQLGLSGVQIGSHVNDWNLDAAELFDFFAAAQDLDCALLIHPWDMMGTDTMPKYWLPWLVGMPAEQSRAACSLIFGGVLERLPKLRVCFAHGGGSFPFTIGRIEHGFRMRPDLVALDNPRNPREYLKRVFFDSCVHDPQALRYLLDVVGQDRVMLGTDYPFPLGEQEPGSGINHLKLDPIGEARLFHGSALEWLKLPLSRFQAKEAA; via the coding sequence ATGCTCAAGATCGATACGCACGCTCACATTCTGCCGCGCGACTGGCCAAATTTGGCCGAAAAGTACGGGGACGACCGCTTTGCCGTGATTCATCACAGTGAAGGCCGGCACCGCATCTACAAGGACGGCAAGTTTTTTCGGGAAATTTGGCCGAATACGTGGGACCCGGAACTCCGGATCCAGGAATACGCCCGGTTTGGGGTGCAGGCGCAAGTCATTTCCACCGTGCCCGTGTTGTTTTCTTATTGGGCCAAGCCGAATCAGGCGCTCGACCTGCATGAGCACTTGAACAACCACAAGGCCGAGATTTGTCGCGTCTATCCGCGCCACTTCGCGGGCCTGGGCACGGTGCCGCTGCAGTCGCCGCGCCTCGCGATTCAGGAAATGGAACGCTGTGTGGAGCAACTCGGTTTGTCTGGCGTGCAGATCGGCTCACATGTCAACGACTGGAATCTGGATGCGGCCGAGCTGTTCGACTTTTTTGCGGCGGCTCAGGACTTGGATTGTGCGCTCCTGATTCACCCCTGGGACATGATGGGCACCGACACCATGCCGAAGTACTGGCTGCCGTGGCTCGTCGGCATGCCGGCAGAGCAATCGCGCGCCGCCTGCAGCCTGATTTTTGGCGGAGTGTTAGAGCGACTCCCCAAGCTTCGCGTGTGCTTCGCGCATGGCGGTGGCTCGTTTCCGTTTACGATTGGGCGCATCGAGCATGGATTCCGGATGCGCCCCGACTTGGTCGCGCTCGATAACCCGCGCAACCCGCGCGAATATCTGAAGCGCGTCTTTTTTGATTCTTGCGTGCATGATCCGCAAGCCCTGCGCTACTTGCTCGATGTCGTGGGCCAAGACCGCGTCATGTTGGGGACCGATTACCCGTTTCCGCTGGGCGAGCAGGAACCGGGTAGCGGCATCAATCATCTGAAGCTCGACCCGATTGGCGAGGCCCGGCTCTTTCACGGCTCCGCGCTCGAATGGCTGAAATTGCCACTGTCGCGCTTTCAGGCCAAGGAGGCCGCATGA
- a CDS encoding amidohydrolase encodes MHDLRVSLIQAATVWHDADANRALYGKLIRGLKGQTDLIVLPETFTSGFSNDAIHRAESMQGETVAWLRQKAAEVGAVITGSVVMRDGESVFNRLLWASPDGDVQHYDKRHLFRMAKEHERYAAGKERLIVSLHGWRICPLVCYDLRFPVFMRNGRDADQAGGMHYDLLLFVANWPAPRRHPWRTLLRARAIENLCYVVGVNRVGRDGNELDYAGDSAVIDMVGEALVDCGSEPIVVTQTLSWSKLQGHRDRFPAWMDADAFELRDC; translated from the coding sequence ATGCACGATCTCCGCGTTTCCCTGATTCAAGCCGCAACCGTCTGGCACGACGCCGATGCCAATCGCGCGCTCTATGGCAAATTGATTCGCGGGCTCAAGGGCCAAACCGACTTGATCGTGCTCCCCGAGACCTTCACGAGTGGCTTCTCGAACGACGCGATCCACCGCGCCGAATCGATGCAGGGCGAGACTGTTGCTTGGCTCCGGCAAAAAGCCGCTGAAGTCGGTGCAGTGATCACAGGCAGCGTGGTGATGCGTGACGGCGAGTCGGTATTCAATCGCCTGCTATGGGCCAGCCCCGATGGCGATGTCCAGCATTACGACAAGCGCCACCTGTTTCGCATGGCGAAAGAGCACGAGCGCTACGCCGCGGGCAAGGAACGACTTATCGTCAGTCTGCATGGTTGGCGCATTTGTCCGCTGGTGTGTTACGACCTGCGCTTCCCCGTGTTCATGCGCAACGGTCGCGATGCCGATCAGGCCGGCGGCATGCACTACGATCTGCTGCTGTTCGTCGCGAACTGGCCCGCGCCGCGCCGACATCCATGGCGGACGTTGCTACGCGCTCGGGCGATCGAGAATCTCTGCTACGTGGTCGGCGTGAATCGCGTCGGTCGCGATGGCAATGAACTCGACTATGCTGGCGACAGTGCCGTGATCGACATGGTGGGCGAGGCCCTGGTGGATTGTGGTTCCGAGCCAATCGTGGTCACGCAGACGTTGTCTTGGTCCAAGTTGCAGGGCCACCGTGATCGCTTTCCGGCATGGATGGATGCGGACGCGTTCGAGTTGCGCGATTGCTGA
- a CDS encoding class I SAM-dependent methyltransferase, translating to MSDVTENHWQQVYEKPLDALSWTRPHLDLSLRLLTKHGLQPAHHLIDVGAGASTLVDDLIAAGVRTVTCMDLSGTALNVARDRLGAHARDVHFLVGSIIEIDLPTTHFDFWHDRAVSHFLTDTAAQAAYARQVRKTLKPGGIVVLAGFAPDGPERCSGLPVCRRDAQDQWDLLGREAFELLDTAREIHLTPTGREQRFCYGVFRRR from the coding sequence ATGAGCGATGTCACTGAAAACCACTGGCAGCAAGTCTACGAGAAGCCGTTGGACGCGCTCAGCTGGACGCGCCCGCACCTCGATCTGTCGCTGCGGCTCTTGACGAAGCATGGTCTGCAGCCCGCACATCACCTTATCGACGTCGGTGCCGGGGCATCGACGCTGGTCGATGATTTGATTGCTGCGGGCGTTCGAACTGTCACTTGTATGGACCTTTCAGGCACCGCACTGAATGTCGCCCGCGACCGGCTTGGCGCGCACGCTCGCGACGTCCATTTCTTGGTCGGGTCGATCATCGAGATTGACTTGCCAACTACTCACTTCGACTTCTGGCACGACCGCGCGGTTTCACATTTTCTGACTGACACAGCAGCGCAGGCAGCCTATGCGCGGCAGGTCCGCAAGACCTTGAAACCCGGCGGCATTGTTGTACTCGCCGGCTTCGCACCCGATGGCCCAGAGCGCTGCAGTGGATTGCCGGTTTGTCGTCGTGACGCGCAAGATCAGTGGGACCTGCTCGGTCGCGAAGCCTTCGAACTCCTCGATACCGCCCGTGAAATCCATCTGACACCTACCGGCCGCGAGCAGCGCTTCTGCTATGGCGTGTTTCGGAGACGTTGA
- a CDS encoding SOS response-associated peptidase has product MCGRYFLNTLPEQLAAYFDIKGHKYPIYQASYNIAPTQLAPVVRLDANGEFQIDLLRWGLIPGWAKDARIASQTINARAESVAEKPSFRQAYRKRRCLVLLSGYFEWIGEAKAKQPFAVVPKSGPLFVAAGLWEQWRDPTGRDSESATEPPPIETFTILTCQASDEIAPLHDRMPVLLGLNDWRFWLEAPAQALDPLLCPAPSGTAVYYPVAKAIGSPKNNRPELIEPVVATLPQRVGSLFGDSE; this is encoded by the coding sequence ATGTGTGGCCGCTACTTTCTCAACACCCTGCCCGAGCAACTCGCTGCGTACTTCGACATCAAGGGCCACAAATACCCCATCTACCAAGCCAGTTACAACATTGCGCCGACTCAGTTGGCGCCGGTCGTGCGACTTGATGCAAATGGTGAGTTTCAGATCGATCTGTTGCGATGGGGTTTAATACCAGGCTGGGCCAAGGATGCGCGTATCGCGAGCCAGACGATCAATGCCCGTGCTGAGTCGGTCGCCGAGAAGCCCTCATTTCGGCAGGCCTATCGCAAACGCCGTTGCCTGGTGCTGTTGAGTGGCTACTTCGAGTGGATTGGGGAGGCCAAAGCCAAGCAACCCTTCGCCGTGGTTCCGAAAAGCGGCCCGTTGTTTGTGGCGGCGGGCCTTTGGGAACAATGGCGGGACCCAACTGGTCGAGACTCAGAAAGCGCGACCGAGCCGCCGCCCATTGAGACATTTACGATTCTGACTTGCCAAGCCAGCGACGAAATCGCGCCACTGCACGACCGCATGCCAGTGCTGCTGGGGCTCAATGATTGGCGTTTCTGGCTGGAAGCACCGGCTCAGGCCCTGGATCCACTGCTGTGCCCGGCGCCATCTGGCACCGCGGTGTATTACCCGGTTGCCAAGGCGATCGGCAGCCCCAAGAACAACCGGCCGGAATTGATCGAGCCAGTCGTCGCGACACTACCCCAGCGCGTTGGATCGCTGTTCGGCGATTCCGAATAG
- the aroA gene encoding 3-phosphoshikimate 1-carboxyvinyltransferase yields MRLDWLAGRGQPLRGRIRVPGDKSVSHRAIMLGSLAEGVTRVRGFLEGEDTRATARCFAQMGVRIDAPSAGERIVHGVGLHGLKASSAPLDCGNAGTAMRLLVGLLSAQRFESTLIGDESLTRRPMARVIDPLSEMGAQIESAEGKRPPLRVLPVSKLHGRRFRPPVASAQVKSALLLAGLYAEGETWVSEVHPTRDYTESMLSALGLEILRDGDSVGVRGGGRLVARDIDVPTDFSSAAFFLVAASVIEGSDLIIEDVGLNPRRTGLLDTLLDMGASIERLNVRQVGADELADLHVRAATLHGIDVPLARVPDMIDEFPALFVAAAAAEGATVVRGAAELRVKESDRIAVMATALKAMGVHLDERPDGAVIQGGTRWQAASVDSHGDHRCAMSLSIAAQFADEVSTIRDCRNVDTSFPGYRDLVLGAGMNVQAVEAG; encoded by the coding sequence ATGCGGCTTGATTGGTTGGCAGGTCGCGGGCAGCCCTTGCGCGGGCGCATTCGGGTGCCGGGTGACAAATCCGTGTCGCATCGCGCCATCATGCTCGGGAGTCTGGCCGAAGGCGTGACGCGCGTTCGCGGCTTCCTGGAAGGCGAGGACACGCGCGCGACCGCGCGCTGTTTCGCGCAGATGGGCGTGCGGATTGATGCACCGAGTGCCGGCGAGCGCATCGTTCATGGTGTGGGTCTGCATGGGCTGAAGGCATCGAGCGCACCGCTCGATTGCGGCAATGCCGGCACGGCAATGCGGTTGCTCGTTGGCCTGTTGTCAGCGCAACGATTCGAGAGCACGCTGATTGGCGATGAATCGCTGACGCGTCGCCCGATGGCACGCGTGATCGATCCGCTTTCCGAGATGGGCGCACAGATCGAATCGGCTGAAGGCAAACGGCCACCGTTGCGTGTGTTGCCGGTGTCGAAGTTGCATGGTCGCCGCTTCCGTCCGCCGGTAGCCAGCGCCCAGGTCAAGTCCGCATTGCTGTTGGCTGGTCTGTATGCGGAAGGTGAGACCTGGGTCAGCGAGGTGCATCCAACGCGCGACTACACGGAATCGATGCTGTCGGCGCTAGGTTTGGAGATTCTGCGTGATGGCGACTCTGTGGGTGTGCGCGGGGGTGGCCGCTTGGTCGCGCGAGACATCGATGTGCCAACTGATTTCTCGTCGGCGGCGTTCTTTCTCGTTGCGGCGAGCGTCATCGAGGGCTCTGATTTGATCATTGAAGACGTGGGGCTGAATCCTCGCCGCACCGGTCTCCTTGATACGTTGCTCGATATGGGGGCATCGATCGAACGCCTCAATGTGCGCCAAGTGGGTGCCGACGAATTGGCTGACTTGCATGTTCGCGCTGCGACATTGCATGGCATCGACGTGCCTCTGGCGCGTGTGCCCGACATGATCGACGAGTTCCCAGCCTTGTTTGTCGCGGCTGCTGCGGCCGAAGGCGCGACGGTGGTGCGCGGCGCGGCTGAGTTGCGCGTGAAAGAGAGCGACCGCATCGCGGTGATGGCGACGGCGCTTAAGGCCATGGGCGTTCACTTGGACGAGCGGCCTGATGGTGCGGTCATTCAGGGCGGGACGCGCTGGCAGGCGGCAAGCGTCGACAGTCACGGCGACCATCGTTGTGCGATGAGCTTGTCGATCGCTGCGCAGTTTGCCGACGAGGTCAGCACGATTCGCGATTGCCGCAACGTCGACACGTCGTTCCCTGGCTATCGAGATTTGGTGCTTGGGGCAGGCATGAACGTGCAGGCGGTTGAGGCTGGCTGA
- the hisC gene encoding histidinol-phosphate transaminase, protein MNDIFLNRAARPIQKLVAYDPGHDLPRLRERFGDIIVELGSNENGWGTSPKAVEAVVKAARDSFRYPDPLGLGLRARLADKHDCSEEEIVLGNGSHELLMQLAQVFAEPGDEVIYSRYGFAVYPIGTRAVGATGIAVDPFPRDHAMPLGTDLSQIPKAITERTKIIFVANPNNPTGTHFRIEDLKALLQQVPKHIPVVVDEAYTEFANAEGLESAISLRREFANLVVSRTFSKAYGLAGLRVGYLVAHREVCELINRLRESFNVNLLGLAAAEAALDDHEHLARVREGVLTQRARIAEALTQLGFFVFPSQTNFLLVDFHRRAQPIEDALFERAVIVRPMVPYGLPNCLRITVGNPAETDRLIASLIEAKDAA, encoded by the coding sequence ATGAACGACATCTTTCTGAATCGCGCGGCACGACCCATCCAGAAGCTCGTGGCCTACGACCCGGGTCACGATCTGCCGCGGCTGCGAGAGCGCTTTGGCGACATCATTGTCGAACTGGGCTCGAACGAGAACGGCTGGGGCACCTCTCCGAAGGCGGTCGAAGCCGTGGTCAAGGCCGCGCGCGACAGCTTCCGTTATCCCGATCCGCTGGGGCTTGGTCTCCGGGCGCGACTTGCGGACAAACATGATTGCTCGGAAGAGGAGATCGTGCTCGGCAATGGCTCGCATGAACTGCTGATGCAGCTTGCGCAAGTGTTTGCCGAACCGGGTGATGAGGTCATCTACTCGCGCTATGGCTTTGCCGTGTATCCGATTGGCACCCGTGCGGTCGGCGCGACCGGCATTGCCGTAGATCCGTTTCCACGGGATCACGCGATGCCGCTTGGCACCGACCTCAGCCAGATTCCGAAGGCAATCACCGAGCGCACCAAGATCATCTTCGTTGCGAACCCGAACAATCCGACCGGTACCCACTTCCGGATCGAAGACCTCAAAGCGTTGCTGCAGCAGGTGCCCAAACACATTCCGGTGGTCGTGGACGAGGCGTACACCGAGTTCGCGAATGCGGAAGGACTAGAGTCAGCGATCAGCCTGCGCCGCGAGTTTGCGAACCTCGTGGTGAGCCGGACCTTCTCGAAGGCCTATGGTCTCGCCGGGTTGCGCGTGGGTTATCTCGTCGCGCACCGGGAAGTCTGCGAACTAATCAATCGTCTGCGCGAGTCCTTCAACGTCAATTTGCTCGGTCTAGCCGCGGCAGAAGCGGCGTTGGATGACCACGAGCACCTCGCCCGCGTGCGCGAAGGCGTGCTCACGCAACGAGCGCGTATCGCCGAGGCTCTGACCCAGCTCGGTTTCTTCGTGTTCCCAAGTCAGACCAACTTCCTGCTGGTTGATTTTCACCGGCGCGCTCAGCCGATTGAAGATGCGCTGTTCGAGCGCGCCGTCATTGTCCGTCCGATGGTGCCCTACGGTTTGCCGAACTGCCTCCGAATCACGGTTGGCAATCCAGCCGAAACCGATCGTCTGATTGCGTCGCTGATCGAGGCCAAAGATGCGGCTTGA
- the pheA gene encoding prephenate dehydratase translates to MSDSFKPTNLGEVRARIDAIDRDIQKLIAERAEFARLVGQVKGPLKAAVDYYRPEREAQVLRMVKDRNQGPLSNEEMIRLFREIMSACLAQQEPLKIAFLGPEGTFSQTAVHKHFGHSVHGLPVATIEEVFQEVEAERADFGVVPVENSTEGSVHSTLDMFHDSSLKICGEVELAIHQFLLSKSGEIGKIERVFSHPQSLGQTRNWLRANLSKVEKVPVSSNAEAARRARNSDESAAIAGESAARVYDLKIVAGPIEDRPDNNTRFIVLGRDLFSPSGQDKTSLLVSGQDQPGLLFHLLEPLAKRNVSMTRIESRPTRRGKWEYAFFIDIEGHVEDEPVKAALADLGPLSSFVKILGSYPKAILSE, encoded by the coding sequence ATGAGTGACAGCTTCAAACCAACCAACCTGGGTGAAGTGCGAGCGCGGATCGATGCGATCGATCGCGACATCCAGAAGCTGATCGCTGAGCGTGCGGAATTCGCGCGCTTGGTGGGTCAGGTCAAAGGGCCACTGAAGGCAGCGGTTGACTACTATCGCCCCGAGCGCGAGGCGCAGGTGCTGCGGATGGTCAAGGACCGCAATCAGGGCCCTTTGTCCAACGAAGAAATGATCCGCCTGTTTCGGGAGATCATGTCGGCGTGTCTGGCGCAACAAGAGCCGCTGAAGATTGCGTTCCTGGGGCCTGAGGGGACCTTCTCACAAACCGCGGTACACAAGCACTTCGGGCATTCCGTACATGGCTTGCCGGTGGCAACCATTGAGGAAGTGTTTCAAGAAGTCGAGGCCGAGCGCGCCGACTTCGGCGTGGTGCCGGTTGAGAATTCAACGGAAGGCTCGGTGCATTCGACGCTCGACATGTTCCATGATTCAAGCCTCAAGATTTGCGGCGAAGTGGAGTTGGCGATTCACCAGTTTCTCCTCAGCAAATCTGGCGAAATCGGCAAGATCGAGCGCGTGTTTTCGCATCCGCAGTCGCTGGGCCAAACCCGCAACTGGTTGCGCGCGAACTTGAGCAAGGTCGAGAAAGTGCCCGTGTCGAGCAACGCTGAAGCGGCCAGGCGCGCGCGGAATTCGGACGAGTCGGCGGCAATTGCCGGTGAGTCAGCGGCGCGCGTCTACGACCTGAAGATCGTTGCGGGTCCGATCGAAGACCGGCCCGACAATAACACCCGCTTCATTGTGCTGGGCCGCGATCTGTTTTCGCCGTCAGGTCAGGACAAGACGTCACTGCTCGTATCCGGACAGGACCAGCCTGGCCTGTTGTTTCATCTGCTCGAACCACTCGCGAAGCGCAATGTGTCGATGACTCGGATCGAATCGCGGCCAACGCGACGCGGCAAGTGGGAGTATGCGTTCTTCATCGATATCGAAGGTCACGTTGAAGACGAACCGGTCAAGGCGGCTTTGGCCGATCTTGGTCCTCTCAGCAGTTTTGTGAAAATTCTCGGCTCCTATCCAAAGGCGATCCTGAGCGAATGA